A genomic region of Nitrosopumilaceae archaeon contains the following coding sequences:
- a CDS encoding CHAD domain-containing protein has protein sequence MTEFQILTKKIFIKNFHKIVEKSINKLDEYMDDPSEENIHDIRITIRRLQAAYKILPKKIRKQPNFQNYIDKSNLLFKINTEIRDFDIITIKLDQQYFANPSSSKLISSLIIKRKSKIRDAHFVATKLRSFSMPKITEKQLSESKLKNRFHKTVNKLNSRIKQNIPIVIIDDKKIDELHKMRKDFKKLRYTIELSLSNKKIPLHIENLKKIQDRLGEIHDSDIILDYLKNQKLTNEITDMIKQESLERNLKYKLFVKTFSEQRIGFEKLICKI, from the coding sequence ATGACAGAGTTCCAAATTTTAACAAAGAAAATATTCATAAAAAATTTCCATAAAATTGTTGAAAAAAGTATCAATAAATTAGATGAGTATATGGATGATCCAAGTGAGGAAAATATTCACGACATCAGAATTACGATAAGAAGGCTGCAGGCTGCTTACAAAATACTACCAAAAAAGATTCGAAAACAACCAAATTTTCAAAATTACATAGATAAGTCAAATCTGCTCTTTAAGATAAACACAGAAATCAGAGATTTTGATATCATAACTATCAAGTTAGATCAACAATATTTTGCCAATCCATCTTCTTCTAAACTAATATCATCATTAATAATTAAACGAAAATCAAAGATTAGAGATGCGCATTTCGTTGCAACAAAACTAAGATCATTTTCAATGCCTAAAATCACTGAAAAACAGTTATCTGAATCAAAATTAAAAAACAGATTTCATAAGACTGTAAACAAATTAAATTCTAGAATAAAACAGAATATTCCTATTGTGATAATTGACGATAAAAAAATTGATGAACTTCATAAAATGAGGAAAGATTTTAAGAAGTTACGTTACACCATAGAATTATCTCTTAGTAACAAGAAAATACCATTACATATTGAAAACTTGAAAAAGATACAGGACAGATTAGGAGAAATTCATGATAGTGACATTATATTAGATTACCTCAAGAATCAAAAATTAACAAACGAAATTACAGACATGATTAAACAAGAGAGTTTGGAAAGAAATCTAAAATATAAGTTATTTGTAAAAACATTTT